A region from the Helicoverpa armigera isolate CAAS_96S chromosome 6, ASM3070526v1, whole genome shotgun sequence genome encodes:
- the LOC110375470 gene encoding adenylate cyclase type 8 has product MEKQMQARTLNKSACWICLVPPWGFTDREEEKLYSAYTQRQRQRAVPRLLATGALMQAFAVVVPGERDLSFAYASVAIALVANLILASAYVCVRPARRVLNHVAWLVLWTQLLVSASRRLGDSYNELLGWAVVLQYFTLATLPLHHVLLILYSSISFCGYLLVQYYNASTSETRLADDFYFQQIANGALLLGATMLGGTAYAISEKQQRSSFQETKRSLRDKLTIEQQSKEQERLLLSVLPEHVAVQMRKELGLIDTQFKKIYMSRHENVSILYADIVGFTAISSTYSAQDLVAILNELFARFDRLAEKYQQLRIKILGDCYYCISGAPVERPDHAVLCVHMGLSMVKAIKYVQQTTNSPVDMRVGIHTGAVLAGVLGQRQWQFDVYSRDVELANKMESSGMAGRVHVSEVTLSFLNDEFEVEPAHGERREEMLRQAGIKTYFIVRVLKPFQGGEEKSAPEGEAAEGGDAADTLSDLRDDDEDSVLSPQDESKDNEEQKILSMLQEELVNRDDDKELADGTTLCLTFKASGAEDVYARRSDPCPLAIAAPPLMLLPAVVTLASFAVPPTWSLHAVYLALVLETGLINVVYYTCYRYSQYKKKIVSPYWKLTCGTFNIAMFVAANIAPLIICGNFETMLLEDGLRDDAPAHSGARRCIHPSYYYHVGAGAACGALWVSPLGVCARSVLLALLAAAHAVPALLHPALLLSRPSLDRDPYRVRYNATTDYDEHLLAILARIHGGRNIIMLFFIVVALLIFNRYVESLERARHSRGERMRAQAEQAGDLRRRNQALIHNVLPPHVARHFMGARHHHRDLYSQSYAEVGVLFASMPNFSEFYSEETVNNQGLECLRFLNEVISDFDLLLEDSKFSKDIIKIKTISSTYMAASGLNPTRQMQPSDGVLVRWAHLACLVEFALELQRVLAAINEQSFNHFVLRMGVNHGPITAGVIGARKPHYDIWGNTVNVASRMESTGKAGCIQVTEETCEILQSFGYYFEQRGLVAVKGKGQLMTYYLQGKRDTPTGQTDKHTIAPPAPEPGAGDALLANGDAADGCDPLRAAADADRPLLPA; this is encoded by the exons ATGGAGAAACAAATGCAGGCGAGAACGTTGAACAAATCAGCGTGTTGGATATGTTTAGTGCCACCATGGGGATTCACAGACCGAGAAGAAGAGAAGCTATACTCGGCGTATACGCAGCGACAGCGGCAGCGAGCTGTGCCTCGGCTGCTGGCCACCGGCGCGCTCATGCAGGCGTTCGCGGTGGTGGTGCCGGGGGAGCGCGACCTGTCCTTCGCGTACGCTTCTGTCGCCATAGCCCTGGTAGCTAACCTGATCCTGGCATCCGCGTACGTGTGCGTACGCCCTGCGCGCCGTGTCCTCAACCATGTGGCGTGGCTTGTGCTCTGGACTCAACTGTTAGTGAGCGCCTCTCGTCGGTTAGGAGATTCGTACAACGAGTTACTCGGCTGGGCCGTAGTGCTTCAATATTTTACCCTCGCCACCCTGCCCCTGCATCATGTGTTGCTCATACTGTACAGCTCAATTTCGTTTTGCGGGTATCTTCTGGTGCAATACTACAATGCTTCAACATCAGAGACCAGACTAGCTGACGACTTCTACTTTCAG CAAATTGCAAATGGTGCACTGCTACTTGGTGCGACGATGCTGGGAGGCACGGCATATGCTATCAGTGAAAAGCAACAACGTAGTTCATTCCAAGAAACCAAGAGAAGCTTACGTGATAAACTCACAATTGAACAACAGAGCAAAGAACAG GAGCGGCTGCTGCTATCGGTTCTCCCAGAACACGTCGCCGTGCAAATGCGGAAGGAACTCGGTCTGATTGATACGCAGTTCAAAAAAATTTATATGTCTCGACATGAAAATGTCAG TATTCTGTATGCGGACATCGTAGGCTTCACTGCTATTTCCTCAACATATTCAGCGCAAGATCTCGTCGCCATATTGAATGAGCTGTTTGCTCGTTTTGATCGACTTGCTGAg aaatatCAACAGCTTCGCATTAAAATTCTGGGGGATTGTTATTATTGCATCAGCGGAGCGCCTGTTGAGCGTCCAGACCATGCCGTGCTCTGTGTGCACATGGGACTTTCTATGGTCAAAGCCattaa ATATGTTCAACAGACCACAAACTCGCCAGTTGACATGCGAGTTGGCATCCATACAGGTGCAGTACTCGCGGGAGTACTTGGCCAAAGACAATGGCAGTTTGATGTATACTCACGAGATGTCGAACTAGCTAACAAGATGGAGAGCAGTGGAATGGCTGG ACGCGTACATGTTTCCGAAGTAACGCTGAGTTTTCTGAACGACGAGTTTGAAGTAGAGCCCGCTCATGGGGAACGGCGCGAGGAAATGCTGCGCCAGGCTGGCATCAAGACGTACTTCATCGTGCGAGTTCTCAAACCG TTTCAAGGAGGCGAGGAGAAGAGTGCACCGGAGGGCGAGGCCGCGGAGGGTGGAGACGCGGCCGACACGCTCTCCGACCTCCGAGACGATGACGAGGACTCG GTTCTGTCGCCACAAGACGAGAGCAAGGACAACGAAGAACAGAAAATACTTAGCATGTTGCAAGAAGAGCTGGTGAATAGAGACGATGACAA GGAGCTAGCAGACGGGACGACGTTATGCCTGACGTTCAAAGCATCGGGGGCGGAGGACGTGTACGCTCGGCGAAGCGACCCGTGCCCGCTGGCCATCGCCGCGCCGCCGCTGATGCTGCTCCCGGCCGTGGTGACGCTGGCCAGCTTCGCGGTACCGCCCACCTGGTCACTGCATGCCGTCTACCTCGCGCTCGTGCTAGAGACCGGCCTAATCAACGTGGTTTATTACACGTGCTATCGATATTCACAGTATAAG AAAAAAATAGTGAGTCCTTATTGGAAGCTAACATGCGGAACGTTCAACATCGCGATGTTTGTGGCCGCGAACATTGCGCCACTG ATAATTTGCGGTAATTTCGAGACGATGCTTCTGGAGGATGGTCTCCGAGACGACGCGCCTGCGCAcagcggcgcgcggcgctgcATACATCCTTCTTACTACTATCAT GTGGGTGCGGGCGCAGCTTGCGGCGCGCTGTGGGTGTCGCCACTAGGCGTGTGCGCGCGCAGCGTGTTGCTGGCTCTGCTGGCCGCCGCGCACGCCGTGCCCGCGCTCCTGCACCCCGCGCTGCTGCTGTCGCGGCCCTCGCTCGACCGCGACCCCTACCGCGTGCGCTACAACGCCACCACCGACTACGACGAACACCTACTGGCAATCCT GGCCCGCATCCATGGCGGTCGCAACATAATCATGCTATTCTTCATAGTGGTGGCGCTCCTGATATTCAATAGATAC GTGGAATCCCTGGAGCGTGCCCGTCACTCCCGCGGGGAGCGCATGCGAGCACAAGCGGAGCAAGCTGGCGACCTGCGACGGCGCAACCAGGCGCTGATCCACAACGTGCTGCCTCCACACGTGGCGCGTCACTTCATGGGCGCGCGCCACCACCATCGCGACCTGTACAGCCAGAGTTACGCGGAGGTCGGCGTGCTATTCGCCTCCATGCCCAACTTTTCAG AGTTCTACTCCGAAGAAACAGTCAATAACCAAGGCCTAGAATGTTTACGGTTTCTGAATGAAGTCATATCAGACTTCGATCTG TTACTTGAAGATTCCAAGTTCAGTAAGgacataatcaaaataaaaactatcagcTCCACGTATATGGCTGCGTCAGGCCTAAACCCAACGCGACAAATGCAG CCATCAGACGGAGTGCTAGTGCGGTGGGCGCACCTGGCATGTCTGGTGGAGTTCGCGCTAGAGCTGCAGCGAGTGCTCGCAGCCATCAACGAGCAGTCCTTCAACCACTTCGTACTGCGCATGGGCGTCAACCACGGCCCCATCACTGCCGGCGTCATCGGCGCGCGCAAGCCTCACTACGACATATGGGGGAACACCGTCAATGTTGCGTCTCGGATGGAAAGCACCGGCAAAGCTGGCTGCATTCAG GTGACAGAAGAAACTTGCGAGATCCTACAGAGTTTCGGCTATTACTTTGAGCAGCGAGGCCTGGTCGCGGTCAAGGGCAAGGGCCAGCTCATGACCTACTACTTGCAGGGCAAGCGCGACACGCCCACCGGCCAGACGGACAAACACACT ATCGCGCCCCCAGCGCCGGAGCCAGGAGCTGGCGACGCGTTGCTAGCCAATGGCGACGCCGCAGACGGCTGCGACCCGCTGCGGGCCGCCGCAGACGCAGACCGGCCCCTACTGCCAGCCTGA